From Flavobacterium alkalisoli, the proteins below share one genomic window:
- a CDS encoding T9SS type B sorting domain-containing protein, whose translation MLRTVTLDSGIPSGMGYSFVWYLDGVELTDYDPASPTYEAIAEGNYTVEVTGPAPLNCISDISAAFQVQKSGPASPVGVGYEVTNYFSDNQVITVFVEGYGEYEYKLDEDGMWQSSNVFTDVPAGTHTVYVRDVSTEFACDEIAIEGVSLVDYPHYFTPNGDGYHDTWNIIGLNQPDAKVYIFDRYGKLIKQISATEESEGWDGTYNGTPLPATDYWFTVTYRETVNGQPVVKEFKAHFSLKR comes from the coding sequence GTGTTAAGGACAGTAACCCTGGACAGCGGCATCCCGAGCGGTATGGGCTACAGCTTTGTGTGGTACCTTGACGGAGTGGAACTGACCGATTATGACCCGGCATCTCCTACCTATGAGGCGATAGCCGAGGGTAACTATACTGTAGAGGTAACAGGCCCTGCACCACTGAACTGTATCTCTGATATCTCAGCAGCCTTCCAGGTTCAGAAGAGCGGCCCTGCCAGCCCTGTTGGTGTTGGTTATGAGGTGACCAACTACTTCAGCGACAACCAGGTTATCACGGTGTTTGTTGAAGGGTATGGAGAATACGAGTACAAGCTTGATGAGGACGGCATGTGGCAGAGCAGCAATGTATTTACCGATGTACCTGCAGGCACCCATACGGTATATGTAAGGGATGTTAGTACGGAGTTTGCGTGTGATGAGATTGCCATAGAGGGCGTAAGCCTTGTGGACTATCCGCATTACTTCACCCCTAACGGTGACGGTTACCACGATACCTGGAACATCATAGGGTTGAACCAGCCTGATGCTAAGGTGTACATTTTTGACCGTTACGGCAAGCTGATCAAGCAGATCAGTGCCACCGAAGAGAGTGAGGGCTGGGACGGTACCTACAACGGTACACCGCTACCTGCTACGGACTACTGGTTCACGGTAACCTACCGTGAGACGGTTAACGGCCAACCGGTTGTTAAGGAGTTCAAGGCACACTTCTCACTAAAGAGATAA
- a CDS encoding NifU family protein, with the protein MEKINIQPTQNPSILKFEFSDFIAKNGNYEYKNIDETASSPLAKQLFFLPFVKTVYISGNFIAIEKYSIVEWEDVQDDVASQIEDFVNKGGEILKEEAETTKKVPSTVYVESTPNPAVLKFVSNKRLTKTPAEFKNIDETLPSPLAKELFKFPFVKEVFIDENYVSITKYAVTEWDEITAEIRSFIKVFIEEGKTVIDESLLQKAPQSEKQQEAYFDSLDSTSQRIINILEEYVKPAVAGDGGNIAFDSYDEKEKRVKVILQGACSGCPSSTFTLKSGIENMLKDMLNDHDIKVEALNA; encoded by the coding sequence ATGGAAAAAATAAATATACAGCCTACGCAAAATCCTTCAATCCTAAAGTTTGAGTTCAGCGATTTTATAGCTAAAAACGGCAACTACGAATACAAAAACATTGATGAAACAGCCAGCTCACCACTAGCAAAGCAGCTTTTCTTCCTTCCGTTTGTAAAGACGGTTTATATATCGGGGAACTTTATAGCTATCGAAAAGTATTCAATTGTTGAATGGGAAGACGTTCAGGATGATGTAGCTTCTCAAATTGAAGATTTTGTAAACAAAGGCGGTGAAATATTAAAAGAAGAAGCCGAAACTACAAAGAAAGTACCTTCTACAGTATATGTAGAGAGCACTCCTAACCCTGCGGTATTAAAGTTTGTTTCTAACAAAAGGCTTACTAAAACACCTGCTGAGTTTAAGAACATAGATGAAACGCTTCCGTCGCCGTTAGCAAAAGAGCTTTTCAAGTTTCCGTTTGTTAAGGAAGTATTTATTGATGAGAATTACGTATCAATCACTAAATATGCAGTAACAGAATGGGATGAGATAACTGCCGAAATACGTTCGTTTATTAAAGTATTTATTGAAGAAGGCAAGACAGTAATAGACGAGTCATTATTACAAAAGGCACCACAAAGCGAAAAACAGCAGGAAGCTTACTTTGACTCTCTTGACTCTACCTCTCAACGCATTATCAATATACTGGAAGAGTATGTAAAACCTGCAGTAGCCGGAGACGGTGGTAATATTGCTTTTGATTCGTATGATGAAAAAGAGAAGCGTGTTAAGGTTATTCTTCAGGGAGCCTGCAGCGGATGCCCTTCGTCGACATTTACCCTTAAGAGCGGTATTGAGAATATGCTGAAGGACATGCTTAACGACCATGATATTAAAGTAGAAGCACTAAACGCTTAA
- a CDS encoding DUF4856 domain-containing protein, with the protein MKLRTILFSALSFTALSLVSCSSDDDNVSGPSYNVPTEYVFERNGESSVDFTGQTQRIKMLLEFDAYSKNQAGYPTFDSEKVSNMFSNTNNPFSEEDLNVSGKQLRNKTAASADYFATNSVEANEIKMTFDALFTEMGEVAAQYETTGTPGVMGSVDAGKRLVNGKGLEINQAIIKGLMGACFMDQTLNNYLSQTVLDETKSANDAGTLEEGKNYTTMEHKWDEAYGYVFGYTTTNTDGSTKRYFWESYMNTVNGNPYFEGISDNIKNAFIKGRAAIINKDYTTRNEQIRIIKENLSVIGAVRAVYYLNEGKQLLSDDNVVTIKAFHALSEGYGFIAGLRFTNNPNTNAPYFNGTEVNTMLENLLAGENGFWDASYTVSAIDDIMLQISQKFGFTIEQAITEGGSH; encoded by the coding sequence ATGAAATTAAGAACTATTTTATTTTCAGCTTTATCATTTACCGCCTTATCATTGGTGTCATGTTCAAGCGATGATGATAATGTAAGCGGGCCATCTTATAACGTACCTACAGAGTATGTGTTTGAAAGAAATGGAGAGTCTTCAGTAGATTTTACAGGACAGACACAAAGAATAAAAATGCTTTTAGAATTTGATGCTTATTCTAAAAATCAGGCGGGTTATCCTACTTTCGATTCAGAGAAAGTATCTAATATGTTCTCAAATACAAATAATCCTTTTTCTGAAGAAGATTTGAATGTTTCGGGAAAACAGTTAAGAAATAAAACAGCTGCATCTGCAGATTATTTTGCGACTAACTCTGTTGAAGCTAATGAAATAAAAATGACTTTTGATGCCTTATTTACTGAAATGGGTGAGGTAGCAGCTCAATATGAAACTACCGGTACACCTGGTGTAATGGGTTCTGTTGATGCAGGTAAAAGACTTGTAAATGGTAAGGGTTTGGAGATCAACCAGGCAATTATAAAAGGTTTAATGGGTGCATGTTTTATGGATCAGACACTTAACAACTACCTAAGCCAGACTGTACTTGATGAAACCAAATCGGCAAATGATGCAGGGACTTTAGAAGAAGGTAAGAATTACACTACCATGGAGCACAAATGGGATGAAGCTTATGGTTATGTGTTTGGATATACAACAACCAATACAGATGGTAGCACAAAGAGATATTTTTGGGAAAGCTATATGAATACTGTAAATGGTAATCCGTACTTTGAAGGTATATCAGATAATATTAAAAATGCATTTATTAAAGGTAGGGCAGCTATAATAAATAAAGACTATACTACCCGTAACGAACAGATAAGAATTATTAAAGAAAACCTTTCTGTAATTGGAGCGGTTAGAGCTGTATATTATTTAAATGAAGGAAAACAACTTCTTTCTGATGATAATGTAGTAACAATAAAAGCTTTCCATGCGCTGTCTGAAGGTTATGGTTTTATAGCCGGATTACGTTTTACTAATAATCCAAATACAAATGCTCCGTACTTTAACGGAACTGAAGTAAATACAATGTTGGAGAATCTATTAGCCGGAGAAAATGGTTTTTGGGATGCATCATATACAGTATCAGCTATAGATGATATAATGCTTCAAATATCTCAAAAATTCGGATTTACAATTGAACAAGCAATTACAGAAGGTGGAAGTCACTAA
- a CDS encoding choice-of-anchor L domain-containing protein, which produces MIRLLLTAFLFLTTITTYAQSDLVVFSTNPTNEYEGGELLTFTIMVTNNGPSPASNVNTYYAIPPGLLPIPNGIVRFWWTGSNGTSGTNVPVNSTIATLGVNQTVSYTINIQIPGTFTDPLPDAIVTYDTLSDIEVVNTNGQTNYIPGTQSVYTVTVTNNGPEDAANVAVNNPIPAGITNFSWTGDNGSSGTNVAINDVIASLPVGTTVTYTVTLDVPVGFTNPIVSTVTYDGVNDPTPTCDQCTDTDYPSVGTDIVIVNTDGQEVYTPGSPSVYTITVSNNGTVAAANVNAFFAVPASVTNVTWTGSNGSSGTQANLTNNIGTLNVGQTVTYTLTVDVPAGFTGNFVVSASATTSTPETDGTCEFCTDTDYESASADIVVVNTNNQNIYTAGTTSVYTVTVTNNGPTAAANVQVDNAIPAGITNFSWVGDNGSSGVNTALSDLIASLPAGDVVTYTITLDIPVGYTGLLTSETTVTSSTPDPDPSCAACVDTDSDTASADLVVTKTLASGSTYTAGMDAVYTITIENMGPTEAQNVDVSDIIPAGIDPTTVTWSGSNGTSGTGNLTDNIAAIAVGEVVTYQLVMPVPSNFNQTANIVNEVQVTSSTPDPNPACPDCIHTATPNPMANLVTVKTNGQSTYVAGTQTIYTITVTNPGPSDAYNVIVHDTKPYQIILMSWVGNGTSGTGTMHNIIPVLAAGESMTYEVSIEIPDDYHQTVGPLQNQVIVTSDTTDPIPACTSCTDIDQPSSNFVTVTQNKYTVQELVRDVLIGVDCVGIENITWSTGTNFGLTVNGIGYFEGNNSSFPIQSGLILQSGNALQAGGPNTNVPPGDGTLSGGNWAGDGQLLTYMQGLGFDVIQYNDATIIEFDFTPISNHMSFDFLFASEEYGVFQCAFSDAFAFFLNNISTGGPVTNLAVIPGTTTPVAVTSIRNNLYNGGCPSANEAFFAQYNGNAPGNAVAPIDFNGQTVVMTAESDVEPGDVYHIKLVIADRNDNALDSAVFLEAGSFNIGQPVLPEDLTIANGGALCPEDFYVLSAENTEGASFTYQWEKDGELILDEFGQPVTTETITVTEPGIYTILASFVSNPDCQLEDSIRVEFQPNIEFNDPVDLTQCGDITAPMVFDLTQNTTTITQGNTVLYDLIYFESMEDLEEGNPIFTPSTYEATNGQEIFVALIPYLNGCVITRSFTLNIIDCEVPLPELDPIAICEPAPYDGEEIFDLTIYEDQIVEGLTDPAQYTITYYENEADADAAVPVPGTEIADPTAYLGGPDTIIYIRVQNNTLAEAYNTTELELIVNPQPEVVLPAGPYEACVDTGYTLPALTLGSYFTGTQGTGTQMNPGDVVSTSQTIYVYVITGTAPYTCDDEDSFDVIINPLPAPAAPLTDYVLCDQTDYMTPDGIEEFDLTSKDLEVTGGNPDYAVSYYETANDAETATNPIVNLTTYANLSNPQMIYVRLENTVTTCYDVFDFDLVVTPLPIYDSAQTDFHECEEVPGQADFDLHSHDSALASGVSSVTVSYYSSQIEAETGDAATQLPDIYVAPDMAQIWARLQSSVTGCWTAVQITLHVDPAPIAPALTALEECAFDNDGFENFDVQSVIDYIESQLTDVTVTAHETMDDAEFGTNAIDPVDYTNIEANTQTLYIRVSSAFTVCYDIEELQLIVHQAPIATEPAPYALCDNGPDDTDGEGIFVLPSRESEILGGLDPALYTVGYFATLEAAQANTPAIATPGSYTATNTDSPVYVRVTDNATGCYDIVELELIVNPLPVATQPTPYTLCDVNTIGGQPDEVEEFDLTTKIPEIIGVQTGINVTFHHTLADADANINEIQNPQAYTNQSNAEAIYVRVTFEATGCYRIVLLDIRVEPLPIVVPPSQEDLTMCDPDSDGHAQFDLDALVEDMINNGENLSVTFHETAQDAELGINAIPNTDNYTNTNAYNQTIYVRVENTVTGCYTATAYALNLIVVDTLRLMRTFRTSPFVIRTTTTRMPWQPWTLRFRTATYWST; this is translated from the coding sequence ATGATTAGATTACTACTAACAGCGTTTTTGTTTTTAACAACAATTACTACGTATGCGCAGTCTGATTTGGTCGTTTTTAGTACTAATCCCACTAATGAATATGAGGGGGGAGAACTACTAACGTTTACCATTATGGTAACAAACAACGGACCATCTCCGGCATCAAATGTAAATACGTATTATGCTATTCCTCCCGGACTCCTTCCTATTCCAAACGGAATTGTAAGGTTTTGGTGGACGGGGAGTAACGGTACATCAGGTACAAACGTACCTGTAAACAGTACTATTGCCACGCTTGGTGTAAACCAAACGGTGAGTTACACTATTAACATCCAGATACCAGGTACATTTACTGACCCTCTGCCAGATGCAATAGTGACTTACGATACTTTATCGGATATAGAGGTTGTTAATACAAACGGACAAACTAATTATATCCCTGGTACACAATCGGTATATACGGTAACGGTAACCAATAATGGTCCTGAAGATGCTGCAAACGTTGCAGTTAACAATCCTATTCCTGCTGGAATAACAAATTTCTCTTGGACGGGTGATAACGGTTCTTCAGGAACTAACGTTGCTATTAATGACGTTATCGCATCATTACCTGTAGGTACTACGGTAACTTATACTGTTACACTTGATGTTCCTGTAGGTTTTACAAATCCTATTGTGAGTACTGTTACTTATGATGGTGTAAACGATCCTACTCCTACATGTGATCAGTGTACGGATACAGATTATCCTTCTGTAGGTACAGATATCGTAATTGTAAATACTGATGGGCAGGAAGTTTATACTCCGGGCTCACCTTCTGTTTATACGATAACTGTTTCTAATAACGGTACTGTTGCTGCGGCTAACGTTAATGCGTTTTTCGCCGTTCCGGCATCTGTTACTAATGTAACTTGGACGGGAAGTAACGGTTCTTCAGGAACACAGGCCAACTTAACAAATAATATAGGTACATTAAACGTAGGACAAACAGTTACTTATACCCTTACTGTAGATGTTCCTGCCGGATTTACCGGTAATTTTGTTGTTAGTGCTTCGGCAACAACTTCAACTCCTGAAACTGACGGTACATGTGAGTTTTGTACCGATACGGATTATGAATCAGCTTCAGCTGACATAGTTGTAGTAAATACAAATAACCAAAATATATATACTGCAGGAACTACTTCTGTTTATACAGTAACTGTAACAAACAATGGTCCTACTGCAGCTGCAAACGTTCAGGTTGATAATGCTATTCCTGCAGGAATAACAAACTTCTCATGGGTAGGAGACAACGGTTCGTCAGGAGTTAATACAGCTTTGTCTGATCTTATTGCTTCACTTCCTGCAGGAGATGTAGTTACTTATACTATCACGCTTGATATTCCTGTAGGATATACGGGTTTACTAACAAGCGAAACTACTGTAACGAGCTCAACTCCGGATCCTGATCCGTCATGTGCTGCTTGTGTGGATACAGATAGTGATACTGCTTCTGCAGATTTAGTAGTGACTAAAACACTGGCATCAGGTTCTACTTATACAGCAGGAATGGATGCGGTATATACAATTACAATAGAAAACATGGGTCCTACAGAAGCACAAAACGTAGATGTTTCTGATATTATACCTGCGGGTATAGACCCAACTACAGTAACATGGTCCGGAAGCAACGGTACTTCTGGTACAGGTAACCTTACAGATAATATTGCTGCAATAGCAGTAGGTGAGGTTGTAACTTACCAGTTAGTGATGCCGGTACCAAGTAACTTTAACCAAACTGCAAATATTGTAAATGAGGTTCAGGTTACAAGTTCAACTCCGGATCCAAACCCGGCTTGTCCTGATTGTATACATACAGCTACTCCAAATCCGATGGCAAACCTTGTAACGGTTAAAACGAACGGGCAGAGTACTTATGTTGCCGGTACTCAAACTATTTATACCATTACGGTAACTAACCCAGGTCCTAGTGATGCTTACAATGTGATAGTACACGATACTAAACCTTATCAGATTATTTTAATGTCATGGGTAGGTAATGGTACTTCCGGTACAGGTACCATGCACAATATTATACCGGTATTGGCAGCAGGAGAGTCTATGACTTATGAGGTAAGTATAGAAATTCCGGATGACTATCATCAAACAGTAGGGCCGTTACAAAATCAGGTAATCGTAACCAGTGATACTACAGATCCAATTCCAGCCTGTACAAGCTGTACAGATATAGATCAGCCATCTTCAAATTTCGTTACTGTTACACAAAACAAATACACGGTTCAAGAACTTGTTAGGGATGTACTTATTGGTGTAGACTGTGTAGGTATAGAAAATATCACATGGAGTACAGGAACAAATTTTGGACTTACAGTTAATGGTATTGGTTACTTTGAGGGTAACAACTCTAGTTTCCCTATTCAGTCGGGTCTTATCCTTCAATCGGGGAATGCTCTTCAGGCAGGTGGGCCTAATACAAATGTGCCGCCGGGAGACGGTACGCTTTCCGGAGGAAACTGGGCAGGAGATGGTCAGTTGTTAACTTATATGCAGGGACTTGGTTTTGATGTTATCCAGTATAACGATGCCACCATTATAGAGTTTGATTTTACTCCAATTTCAAACCATATGAGTTTTGACTTCCTGTTTGCTTCTGAAGAATATGGAGTCTTCCAGTGTGCTTTCTCAGATGCATTTGCCTTTTTCCTTAACAATATATCAACGGGCGGTCCGGTAACTAACCTTGCGGTAATTCCGGGAACTACTACTCCTGTAGCAGTAACCTCGATTAGAAATAACCTTTATAATGGAGGATGTCCTTCGGCAAACGAAGCATTTTTTGCCCAGTATAATGGCAACGCTCCGGGTAATGCAGTTGCTCCTATCGACTTTAATGGCCAAACTGTTGTTATGACGGCAGAATCTGATGTTGAGCCGGGAGATGTTTATCATATCAAACTGGTTATTGCAGACAGGAACGATAATGCTTTAGATTCAGCTGTATTCCTTGAGGCGGGTAGTTTTAATATCGGTCAGCCGGTACTTCCGGAAGATTTGACTATAGCAAATGGTGGTGCCCTTTGTCCTGAAGATTTTTATGTGCTTAGTGCTGAAAATACAGAAGGAGCTTCTTTTACCTATCAGTGGGAAAAAGATGGAGAGCTTATATTGGATGAATTTGGTCAGCCTGTAACTACAGAAACTATAACGGTAACAGAACCTGGTATTTATACAATATTGGCATCTTTTGTTTCTAACCCTGATTGTCAGCTGGAAGATTCAATAAGAGTTGAGTTCCAGCCTAATATAGAATTTAATGATCCGGTAGATCTTACTCAGTGTGGAGATATAACAGCTCCTATGGTTTTTGATCTTACTCAAAATACAACAACAATAACACAAGGAAATACAGTTTTATATGATCTAATCTACTTCGAGTCTATGGAAGACCTTGAAGAAGGTAATCCTATATTTACTCCTTCTACTTATGAGGCTACTAATGGCCAGGAAATATTTGTAGCTCTTATTCCTTACCTTAACGGCTGTGTCATTACACGTAGCTTTACATTAAATATAATTGACTGCGAAGTTCCGCTTCCTGAGCTTGATCCTATCGCAATTTGTGAGCCTGCTCCATATGATGGTGAGGAAATATTTGATTTAACCATCTATGAAGATCAGATTGTAGAAGGTTTAACAGACCCTGCGCAATACACAATTACATATTACGAAAATGAAGCTGATGCTGATGCGGCAGTTCCGGTTCCTGGAACAGAAATCGCTGATCCTACAGCTTATTTAGGAGGACCTGATACTATTATTTATATAAGAGTACAAAATAATACTCTTGCAGAGGCTTATAATACAACTGAACTGGAGTTAATTGTTAACCCTCAGCCCGAAGTAGTATTGCCTGCAGGTCCTTATGAGGCTTGTGTGGATACTGGATATACGCTTCCTGCCCTTACCTTGGGGTCTTACTTTACAGGTACGCAGGGTACAGGGACTCAAATGAATCCTGGAGATGTTGTTTCTACATCACAAACAATATATGTTTATGTAATAACAGGTACAGCTCCTTATACATGTGATGACGAAGATAGTTTTGATGTAATCATCAATCCGCTTCCTGCTCCAGCAGCGCCGTTAACCGACTACGTATTATGTGACCAGACGGACTACATGACCCCTGACGGGATTGAGGAGTTTGACTTAACGAGTAAGGATTTGGAGGTAACCGGTGGCAACCCTGATTATGCGGTAAGCTACTATGAGACGGCTAATGATGCTGAGACGGCTACCAACCCTATCGTTAACCTGACAACTTATGCGAACCTTTCCAACCCTCAGATGATCTATGTAAGATTGGAGAACACGGTAACCACGTGTTATGATGTCTTTGATTTTGATTTGGTTGTAACCCCGCTTCCGATTTATGACAGCGCGCAGACGGACTTCCACGAGTGTGAGGAGGTACCGGGCCAGGCAGACTTTGACCTTCACAGCCATGATTCAGCCCTTGCTTCGGGAGTATCATCGGTAACGGTTAGTTACTATAGCAGCCAGATAGAGGCAGAGACAGGCGATGCTGCCACGCAGCTTCCTGATATCTATGTTGCCCCTGATATGGCCCAGATATGGGCAAGGTTACAGAGCAGTGTAACGGGCTGCTGGACGGCAGTTCAGATTACCCTTCATGTTGACCCTGCACCTATTGCCCCTGCACTGACAGCCCTTGAGGAATGTGCCTTTGACAATGACGGTTTTGAGAATTTCGACGTACAGTCGGTAATTGACTATATAGAATCACAGCTTACCGATGTTACGGTAACTGCGCACGAGACCATGGATGACGCGGAGTTTGGTACCAATGCCATTGACCCTGTTGACTATACCAATATCGAGGCGAACACCCAGACGCTTTACATCAGGGTATCTTCGGCCTTTACGGTTTGTTATGACATCGAGGAGCTTCAGCTGATTGTTCACCAGGCGCCTATCGCCACCGAACCGGCACCATATGCACTATGCGACAACGGTCCGGATGATACTGACGGTGAGGGTATCTTTGTACTTCCTTCAAGAGAGTCTGAGATACTTGGCGGATTGGACCCTGCACTGTACACGGTTGGCTATTTTGCGACCCTTGAGGCAGCACAGGCCAATACCCCTGCCATTGCGACCCCGGGCAGCTACACGGCTACCAATACCGATTCCCCTGTTTATGTAAGGGTAACGGACAATGCAACGGGCTGTTATGACATCGTGGAACTGGAGCTTATCGTCAACCCGCTACCTGTTGCTACCCAGCCTACACCATACACATTATGTGATGTGAACACTATAGGAGGGCAGCCTGACGAGGTTGAGGAGTTTGACCTTACCACTAAGATCCCTGAGATCATCGGGGTCCAGACGGGAATCAATGTTACCTTCCACCATACCCTTGCGGATGCTGATGCTAACATAAATGAAATACAGAACCCGCAGGCGTATACCAACCAGAGCAATGCCGAGGCGATCTATGTAAGGGTTACCTTTGAGGCTACGGGCTGCTACAGGATCGTATTGCTTGATATCAGGGTAGAGCCGCTACCGATAGTGGTTCCCCCTTCCCAGGAAGACCTTACCATGTGTGACCCAGACAGTGACGGCCATGCCCAGTTTGACCTTGATGCCCTTGTTGAGGATATGATCAACAACGGAGAGAACCTTTCTGTAACCTTCCACGAGACGGCACAGGATGCGGAACTGGGTATCAACGCCATCCCTAATACGGACAACTATACCAATACCAATGCCTATAACCAGACCATCTATGTAAGGGTGGAGAACACGGTAACGGGCTGTTATACGGCTACGGCCTATGCGCTTAACCTTATTGTTGTGGATACCCTCAGATTGATGCGGACCTTCAGGACATCACCCTTTGTGATACGGACAACAACGACCAGGATGCCATGGCAGCCGTGGACCTTACGGTTCAGGACAGCTACATACTGGAGCACTTAG